A window of Ovis canadensis isolate MfBH-ARS-UI-01 breed Bighorn chromosome X, ARS-UI_OviCan_v2, whole genome shotgun sequence contains these coding sequences:
- the CAPN6 gene encoding calpain-6, with product MGPPLKFFKNQKYQELKQECIRDGRLFCDPTFLPENDSLFYNRLLPGKVIWKRPQDICDDPRLIVGNISNHQLTQGRLGHKPMVSAFSCLAVQECHWTKTIPNYKEQEWDPRKLDKYAGIFHFRFWHFGEWTEVVIDDLLPTINGDLVFSFSTSMNEFWNALLEKAYAKLLGCYEALDGLTTSDIIVDFTGTLAETVDMQKGRYTDLVEEKYKLFKELYKTFTKGGLICCSIEFPDQEEQEVETDWGLLKGHTYTMTDIRKIRLGERLVEVFSTEKLYMIRLRNPLGRQEWSGPWSEISEEWQQLTAADRKNLGIVMSDDGEFWMSLEDFCRNFHELNVCRNVNNPLFGHKELESVVGCWTVNDDPLMNRSGGCYNNRDTFLQNPQYIFTVPEDEHKVIMSLQQKDLRTYRRMGRPDNYIIGFELFKVELNRKFRLHHLYIQERAGTSTYIDTRTVFLSKYLKKGNYVLVPTMFQHGRTSEFLLRIFCEVPVQLRELTMDMPKMSCWNLARGYPKVVTQITVHSAEGLEKKYANETVNPYLIIKCGKEEVRSPVQKNTVHAIFDTQAIFYRRTTDIPIIIQVWNKRKFCDQFLGQVTLDADPSDCRELKSLYLRKKGGPTAKVKQGHISFKVISSDDLTEL from the exons ATGGGTCCTCCTCTGAAGTTCTTCAAAAACCAGAAGTACCAGGAACTGAAGCAGGAATGCATCAGGGATGGTAgacttttctgtgatccaacctTTTTGCCTGAGAATGATTCACTTTTCTACAACCGACTGCTTCCTGGAAAGGTGATATGGAAACGTCCCCAG GACATCTGTGATGACCCTCGTCTGATTGTGGGCAACATCAGCAACCACCAGCTGACCCAAGGGAGACTGGGGCACAAGCCAATGGTCTCTGCATTTTCCTGTTTGGCTGTTCAGGAGTGTCACTGGACAAAG ACAATCCCCAACTATAAGGAACAGGAATGGGACCCTCGAAAACTAGATAAATATGCTGGGATATTTCACTTCCGGTTCTGGCATTTTGGAGAATGGACTGAGGTGGTGATTGATGACTTGCTGCCCACCATCAATGGAGACCTTGTGTTCTCCTTCTCCACCTCCATGAATGAGTTTTGGAATGCTCTGTTGGAAAAAGCTTATGCCAA GCTCCTTGGCTGTTATGAAGCCCTTGATGGTCTGACCACCAGTGATATCATTGTGGACTTCACTGGTACACTGGCTGAAACTGTTGACATGCAGAAGGGAAGATACACTGATCTTGTTGAGGAGAAGTACAAGCTGTTTAAAGAACTGTACAAGACATTTACCAAAGGAGGTCTGATCTGTTGCTCCATTGAG tttcctgaccaggaggAACAAGAAGTTGAAACTGATTGGGGTCTGCTGAAGGGCCATACCTACACCATGACTGATATTCGCAAGATCCGCCTTGGAGAAAGACTTGTGGAAGTCTTCAGTACTGAGAAGCTGTATATGATTCGTCTGAGGAACCCTTTGGGAAGACAGGAATGGAGTGGCCCCTGGAGTGAGAT TTCTGAGGAGTGGCAACAACTGACTGCAGCAGATCGCAAGAACCTGGGGATTGTTATGTCTGATGATGGAGAGTTTTG GATGAGCCTAGAGGACTTTTGCCGCAACTTCCATGAACTCAATGTCTGCCGCAATGTGAACAACCCACTTTTTGGCCACAAGGAGCTGGAGTCGGTGGTGGGATGCTGGACCGTGAATGATGATCCCCTAATGAATCGTTCAGGAGGCTGCTATAACAACCGTGATACCTTCCTGCAGAACCCCCAG TACATCTTCACTGTGCCAGAGGATGAGCACAAGGTCATCATGTCTCTACAGCAAAAGGACCTGCGCACTTACCGCCGCATGGGAAGACCTGACAATTACATCATTGGCTTTGAGCTCTTCAAG GTGGAATTGAACCGCAAATTCCGCCTCCACCACCTCTACATTCAGGAGCGTGCCGGGACCTCCACTTACATTGACACCCGCACTGTGTTTCTGAGCAAGTACCTGAAGAAGGGCAACTACGTGCTGGTCCCAACCATGTTCCAACATGGCCGTACTAGCGAGTTCCTCCTGAGAATCTTCTGTGAAGTGCCTGTCCAGCTCAG GGAGCTGACTATGGACATGCCCAAGATGTCCTGCTGGAATCTGGCTCGTGGCTACCCCAAGGTTGTCACCCAGATCACGGTGCATAGCGCTGAGGGCCTGGAGAAGAAGTATGCCAATGAAA CTGTAAACCCATATTTGATCATCAAATGTGGAAAGGAAGAAGTTCGTTCTCCTGTCCAAAAGAACACCGTTCATGCCATTTTTGACACCCAGGCCATTTTCTACAGAAGGACCACTGACATTCCTATTATAATTCAG GTATGGAACAAGCGAAAGTTCTGTGATCAGTTCTTGGGCCAAGTTACCCTGGATGCTGACCCCAGCGACTGCCGTGAACTAAAGTCGCTGTACCTGCGTAAGAAGGGTGGCCCAACCGCCAAGGTGAAACAAGGCCACATCAGCTTCAAGGTTATTTCGAGCGATGACCTCACTGAGCTCTAA